A stretch of the Rhizobium sullae genome encodes the following:
- a CDS encoding carbohydrate ABC transporter permease: MNPIRFLTRTRRTERVDVTDILSWVWLFAGTLAVLVPVVWAGLSSLKPAAEITRFPPTLLPRAAVEQTVSGFDKPLSLWQVTIDGEKREMAMVRRIGLKAQMVDPANPGKPVGVDVKSITPVQRLTVATQNYADPLTRFNFLTFLKNSVFVTFVATVLTLLVNALAAFALSKYRFRGDTTVFVIIISTLMIPLAVVMVPAYLVIVGVGLADNLWGVILPTIASPTAVFLLRQYMLTIPDELIEAARVDAASEFCIFWRIILPLTAPALAVLAIFSVLWRWNDFLWPLIVLNSRENFTLQVGLNAFQGEFSVQWHYILAMTFLSLLPVTIVFVFLQRYITTGIAGTGMK; this comes from the coding sequence ATGAATCCGATCCGATTTCTGACGCGCACGCGACGGACCGAACGCGTCGATGTAACCGACATATTGTCATGGGTCTGGTTGTTTGCCGGCACCCTTGCGGTGCTCGTTCCTGTTGTCTGGGCGGGCCTTTCCTCGCTAAAGCCGGCCGCCGAAATCACCCGGTTTCCGCCGACGCTGCTACCCCGCGCTGCCGTCGAGCAGACGGTGTCCGGTTTCGACAAGCCGCTCAGCCTCTGGCAAGTCACCATTGACGGCGAGAAGCGCGAAATGGCCATGGTTCGCCGTATCGGCCTCAAAGCCCAGATGGTTGACCCTGCAAATCCGGGAAAGCCCGTGGGCGTCGACGTGAAGAGCATAACGCCCGTGCAGCGGTTGACCGTGGCCACGCAAAATTACGCCGATCCGTTGACGCGTTTCAACTTCCTGACCTTCCTCAAGAACTCGGTGTTTGTCACGTTCGTCGCAACGGTTCTGACGCTGCTGGTAAATGCCCTGGCAGCTTTTGCGCTGTCGAAATACCGGTTTCGCGGCGACACGACGGTTTTCGTGATCATCATTTCAACCCTGATGATCCCGCTCGCCGTCGTCATGGTCCCGGCATATCTTGTCATCGTAGGAGTTGGCCTTGCCGATAACCTCTGGGGGGTCATCCTGCCGACGATCGCCTCCCCGACAGCCGTGTTCCTGTTGCGGCAATATATGCTGACGATACCGGATGAGCTCATCGAGGCTGCACGCGTTGATGCTGCAAGCGAATTTTGCATCTTCTGGCGCATCATCCTGCCGCTGACGGCGCCTGCTTTGGCGGTGCTGGCGATCTTCTCCGTCCTTTGGCGCTGGAATGATTTCCTCTGGCCGCTTATCGTCCTCAACAGCCGCGAGAACTTCACACTGCAGGTCGGCCTGAATGCATTCCAGGGAGAGTTCTCGGTGCAGTGGCACTACATCCTGGCGATGACGTTTCTCAGCCTGCTGCCTGTCACGATCGTGTTCGTGTTTCTGCAGAGATACATCACCACAGGCATCGCCGGAACAGGGATGAAGTGA
- a CDS encoding carbohydrate ABC transporter permease, giving the protein MATLKGGALLYQAGETIMRVVEAPVNAMERVLGRKRMPWLFLTPNLVLFGIFTFLPIAIAVGYAFTGGTNLFVSDRPFVGFDNFRTLLACDDYLRPGTCRESLFWTAVWNTLWFVAFNVVATLLVALITALILNRAIAARGFFRAIFFYPVLLSPVVIGLIWKWFLDRNGLLNAFLQMLGVPPEIFLLDVGWSRFFVVVVSVWFHMGFYTLILLAGLQAIPKELYEAASIDAASPRRTLFRITLPLLGPNLLVVLILLMIRSVQIFDEAWVLTNGGGPGTANSFIVQYIYQMAFGSDLRLFGLASAASVLMGAVLLVLTLIQLRLGRRMES; this is encoded by the coding sequence ATGGCGACGCTCAAGGGAGGCGCATTGCTTTACCAGGCGGGCGAAACAATCATGAGGGTGGTCGAGGCCCCCGTGAATGCAATGGAGCGAGTGCTTGGCCGCAAACGCATGCCATGGCTGTTTCTGACGCCGAACCTGGTTCTGTTCGGCATATTCACATTCCTTCCCATCGCGATTGCAGTCGGCTACGCCTTTACCGGCGGGACGAATCTTTTCGTATCGGACCGGCCGTTCGTCGGATTCGACAATTTCCGCACCCTGCTTGCCTGCGACGATTATCTGAGGCCCGGAACGTGCCGGGAATCGTTGTTCTGGACGGCTGTGTGGAATACCCTTTGGTTCGTGGCATTCAACGTCGTTGCCACATTGCTCGTGGCACTCATCACCGCACTGATACTCAATCGAGCGATTGCCGCGCGAGGCTTCTTCAGGGCAATCTTTTTCTATCCGGTATTGCTGTCTCCGGTCGTCATCGGCCTGATCTGGAAATGGTTCCTCGATCGAAACGGCCTGCTAAACGCCTTCCTGCAGATGCTCGGCGTGCCGCCGGAAATCTTTCTTCTGGATGTCGGCTGGTCGCGCTTCTTCGTCGTGGTTGTCTCCGTCTGGTTTCACATGGGCTTTTATACGCTCATCCTCCTGGCCGGCCTTCAGGCTATCCCGAAGGAGCTTTATGAAGCAGCCTCAATCGACGCGGCCTCGCCTCGGCGCACGCTTTTCAGGATCACGCTGCCGCTCCTCGGGCCGAACCTGCTGGTCGTTCTGATCCTTCTGATGATCAGGTCCGTCCAGATTTTCGACGAAGCCTGGGTTCTGACGAACGGCGGCGGCCCGGGCACAGCCAACAGCTTTATCGTCCAATACATCTACCAGATGGCCTTCGGCAGCGATCTTCGCCTCTTCGGCCTTGCATCCGCAGCATCCGTTCTGATGGGTGCCGTGCTCCTGGTGCTGACCCTCATACAGCTGCGCCTTGGCCGGCGGATGGAGTCATAA
- a CDS encoding ABC transporter ATP-binding protein, translating into MAELKLSTINKSYGAVKVLHDVDLDITDGEFVVFVGPSGCGKSTLLRIIAGLEDITSGAISIGGRDVSQLSPAERKIAMVFQSYALYPHMSVRKNLAFGLENLKFKRSEIEARIAEAARMLAIEPYLDRRPKQLSGGQRQRVAIGRAIVREPDIFLFDEPLSNLDAALRVQTRAEITKLHREIKTTMVYVTHDQVEAMTMADKIVVLRSGQVEQVGAPLELFDRPRNLFVAGFLGSPRMNIMKGKVASVGEDGVSIDVGNGGKLASDVDPAGFNVGQAVLAGVRPAHFARSSQAGLPFIVQYHEGLGTETYVYGHLEGEDAQIIIHEAGHFAPSPGDRILINSTPERVHLFDPESGLAFGRRQGKGGL; encoded by the coding sequence ATGGCAGAACTGAAGCTTTCTACTATCAACAAATCGTATGGCGCCGTCAAAGTCCTCCATGATGTCGACCTTGATATCACGGATGGCGAGTTCGTCGTTTTCGTAGGTCCCTCGGGATGCGGGAAGTCGACGTTGCTGCGCATCATTGCGGGACTCGAAGACATAACATCCGGTGCAATCTCGATCGGCGGGCGGGATGTAAGCCAGCTCTCGCCGGCCGAGCGCAAAATCGCAATGGTCTTCCAGTCCTACGCGCTTTATCCGCATATGAGCGTTCGCAAGAACCTCGCTTTCGGCTTGGAGAACCTCAAGTTCAAGCGTAGCGAGATCGAAGCGCGCATTGCCGAAGCGGCCAGAATGCTGGCAATCGAGCCCTATCTGGACCGGCGTCCGAAGCAACTTTCAGGCGGGCAGCGCCAGCGGGTCGCAATCGGCCGGGCGATCGTGCGCGAACCGGATATCTTTCTCTTCGACGAGCCGCTTTCGAACCTCGATGCCGCACTGCGCGTTCAGACGCGAGCCGAAATCACCAAGCTCCATCGCGAGATCAAGACCACGATGGTTTACGTCACGCACGACCAGGTCGAGGCGATGACGATGGCCGACAAGATTGTCGTCTTGCGCAGCGGGCAGGTGGAGCAGGTCGGCGCCCCGCTGGAACTGTTCGATCGGCCGCGAAATCTCTTCGTGGCCGGCTTTCTCGGCTCTCCGCGCATGAACATCATGAAAGGCAAGGTGGCCAGTGTCGGCGAAGACGGCGTCTCCATCGACGTCGGCAACGGCGGCAAGCTCGCCAGTGACGTGGACCCTGCTGGCTTCAACGTCGGGCAGGCCGTGCTGGCCGGTGTCAGGCCCGCGCACTTCGCACGCTCCAGCCAGGCTGGCCTGCCATTCATCGTCCAGTATCACGAGGGTCTTGGAACCGAAACCTACGTCTATGGCCACTTGGAGGGTGAGGACGCGCAGATCATCATTCATGAGGCAGGCCATTTCGCGCCATCCCCAGGTGATCGCATCCTGATCAACTCCACTCCTGAGCGCGTTCATCTGTTCGATCCCGAAAGCGGTCTGGCTTTTGGCCGGCGGCAGGGAAAAGGGGGGCTCTGA
- the pglB gene encoding polygalacturonase PglB, whose product MSPTSPISIDAIGSDDTARLQAAINEVSASGGGRVVLEAGIHVCRGLQLKSGVDLHLAAGAILRPVPDYDAYAHTTVSVIAEKSNRGMIVAKNARWISLTGSGRIEAGCDSFIVGDDKTVGTFIPAEFRPRVVVFEACDGVEISSIHISRSPMWTLHFIDCTDVAVRGVTIENDRRLPNTDGIVLDACRGAVIEDCLISTADDGICLKTSIGPAGAAIGQCQNILVRRCSVQSLSCALKIGTETHGDVTNVVFEDCNVSASNRALGVFSRDGGRISNVRFSRIAVECRETLDGFWGSGEALTINAVDRVAEPTAGAIENLIVEDITGEMEGAITLISTSSAGIRNIRLARIKLDQQAGQLGTGQSYDLRPTNADLAPKADGGGRANAWTRGSDGQVIGLQRYPGGMPAAYLAGITGIFMEEVLIKRPAPLPQGWNKIDVAFETATPDGSRAWQN is encoded by the coding sequence ATGAGCCCGACCTCTCCTATCTCGATCGATGCGATCGGCAGCGACGATACAGCTCGATTGCAAGCGGCGATCAACGAGGTATCGGCTTCAGGCGGCGGACGCGTGGTTCTTGAGGCCGGTATCCATGTCTGCCGGGGGCTCCAGCTCAAGTCCGGCGTCGATCTTCACCTGGCCGCCGGCGCGATCCTGCGTCCGGTTCCGGACTATGACGCATATGCGCATACGACCGTTTCGGTCATTGCCGAGAAGTCGAACCGCGGCATGATCGTCGCCAAGAATGCGCGGTGGATCAGCCTGACGGGCTCGGGCCGCATCGAGGCCGGTTGCGACAGCTTCATCGTGGGAGACGACAAAACGGTGGGGACCTTCATCCCAGCCGAATTTCGGCCACGCGTTGTCGTCTTCGAGGCATGTGACGGCGTTGAGATCAGTTCCATCCATATCTCCCGCTCGCCGATGTGGACGCTGCATTTCATCGACTGCACGGATGTTGCGGTCAGGGGCGTGACGATCGAGAACGACCGTCGTCTCCCCAATACGGATGGCATCGTCCTCGATGCGTGCCGCGGCGCCGTCATCGAAGATTGCCTGATATCGACCGCCGACGACGGCATATGCCTGAAGACGAGTATTGGTCCGGCAGGTGCCGCCATAGGGCAGTGCCAAAACATCCTCGTCCGCCGCTGCTCGGTCCAAAGCCTGAGCTGCGCGCTCAAGATCGGCACGGAAACGCATGGCGACGTGACCAATGTCGTGTTCGAGGATTGCAACGTCTCGGCCTCCAACCGTGCGTTGGGCGTCTTCTCGCGCGACGGCGGACGAATATCGAACGTCAGGTTTTCGAGAATTGCAGTAGAGTGCCGGGAGACGCTCGACGGCTTCTGGGGCTCTGGAGAGGCGCTTACGATCAATGCCGTCGACCGTGTGGCGGAGCCGACTGCCGGTGCCATCGAGAATCTGATCGTCGAGGACATAACCGGCGAAATGGAGGGAGCGATCACGTTGATTTCGACGTCTTCCGCCGGCATTCGAAATATCCGGTTGGCGCGCATCAAGCTGGATCAGCAGGCGGGGCAGCTGGGCACCGGGCAATCCTACGACCTGCGCCCGACGAATGCGGATTTGGCGCCGAAGGCCGATGGAGGCGGCCGCGCCAATGCCTGGACCCGCGGTTCGGACGGACAGGTGATCGGACTGCAGCGCTATCCAGGAGGAATGCCAGCCGCATACCTGGCCGGGATTACCGGGATCTTTATGGAAGAGGTGCTGATCAAGAGGCCGGCGCCGTTGCCGCAGGGCTGGAACAAGATAGACGTCGCCTTCGAAACGGCGACACCTGATGGGAGCAGGGCATGGCAGAACTGA
- the bglB gene encoding beta-galactosidase BglB has translation MNPTSVDNAVLLTTIDRVAAAFSRLKGIKEGLVTAGPALGIQFDEWDWEVGVGLYGFLRRAISTNDQKALQELVAWYSGQIERGLPPRQINSTAPMLPLAILVQHVDRPDFRALVEDWAEWLVKELPKTEDGGFQHVVKERLNEGELWDDTLFMACLFLARAGVLCERSEWIDEAVYQFVIHTRYLSDPVSGLWYHGWTFNGRHNFANAFWARGNAWITVAIPELFDLVPTLGEKDRRFLSNVLASQVRSLKACQRPDGMFTTLLDDPSSPLETSATAGIAYGILRAVDAGILDNSDRAHAERALAAVLARIDEEGVVHGVSDGTPMGHDLDFYRRIPNVPTPYGQALTMLLLTEVLLERGHEQ, from the coding sequence ATGAACCCAACATCTGTCGACAACGCCGTCCTTCTGACGACGATCGATCGCGTCGCGGCGGCTTTCAGCCGTCTCAAGGGCATCAAGGAAGGTCTGGTGACGGCCGGGCCTGCCTTAGGGATCCAGTTCGACGAATGGGATTGGGAGGTCGGCGTCGGTCTTTATGGCTTCTTGAGACGCGCAATCTCCACCAATGATCAAAAAGCGCTTCAGGAGCTTGTGGCCTGGTACAGCGGCCAGATCGAGCGCGGCCTCCCGCCACGCCAGATCAACAGCACGGCTCCGATGCTGCCGCTTGCGATCCTCGTTCAGCATGTCGATCGTCCGGATTTTCGCGCGCTTGTCGAGGACTGGGCCGAATGGCTCGTCAAAGAGCTGCCCAAAACGGAAGACGGTGGTTTTCAGCACGTTGTCAAAGAGCGCCTCAACGAGGGCGAACTTTGGGACGACACGCTGTTCATGGCCTGCCTCTTTCTGGCCCGGGCGGGAGTGCTTTGCGAACGCAGCGAATGGATCGATGAAGCCGTCTATCAGTTCGTGATCCACACGCGCTACCTGTCCGATCCGGTGAGCGGGCTGTGGTATCACGGCTGGACGTTCAATGGGCGGCACAATTTTGCCAATGCCTTCTGGGCTCGCGGCAATGCCTGGATCACGGTGGCCATCCCGGAACTATTCGATCTCGTTCCGACCCTTGGGGAGAAAGACCGCCGTTTTCTTTCAAACGTTCTTGCCAGCCAGGTGCGCTCGCTGAAGGCGTGCCAGAGGCCCGACGGCATGTTCACGACCCTGCTGGACGACCCGTCGTCTCCGTTGGAGACCTCAGCCACCGCCGGAATTGCCTACGGCATCCTCCGCGCCGTGGATGCCGGCATTCTCGACAACAGCGACAGGGCCCACGCAGAGCGTGCGCTTGCGGCGGTGCTCGCGCGCATCGATGAGGAAGGTGTCGTACACGGCGTCTCAGATGGTACGCCGATGGGTCATGATCTTGATTTCTACAGGCGCATACCGAATGTGCCGACGCCCTACGGCCAGGCGCTCACCATGTTGCTCCTGACGGAAGTCCTCCTGGAGCGCGGTCACGAGCAATGA
- a CDS encoding ABC transporter substrate-binding protein, translating to MKMKNALSAALALALTAGSFAWSSTAMAETKTITFLFTDDDQAYVERMEALSKEFEAAHPDVKVNFVSSGYDAVAKQLPVQLAVGEGPDVAKIADWQLAPYYLDMRPYMKDPEGFAKLHGDSLNVLRFPGVNDAQSINGYLASQTFNLPFVNKTLFEQAGEPLPKPGATLKEIVEASARVAKATGAQVPFTMDRSGHRFSGAAFSYGATYVKDGKFSFPDDAAKRYISDLYSWTQDGSFPKEMWGAAGGSQYKNMGDEFVNGNVVTYLAGNWMVNPFQQKIGDAFDWTAISAPCGDAGCYAMPGGTAIVGFKRTKYPETVASFIEFLGSEKVQREIAENYVILTGADIKDPQYKLGSQNAKDAMAVFLASRKSVPQAARDMERLKGSSAIYQLIVQRMSQLIVGELSLDETFAAMSADVDKTNQAIAAK from the coding sequence ATGAAAATGAAAAACGCTCTTTCGGCTGCACTAGCGCTCGCACTGACAGCCGGTTCCTTCGCGTGGTCGAGCACGGCCATGGCGGAGACCAAGACGATTACCTTCCTGTTCACCGACGACGACCAGGCTTACGTCGAAAGAATGGAAGCGCTCAGCAAGGAATTCGAGGCCGCGCATCCAGACGTCAAGGTCAACTTCGTGTCGTCCGGCTACGATGCGGTTGCCAAGCAGCTACCGGTGCAGCTGGCAGTCGGCGAGGGGCCTGATGTCGCCAAGATCGCCGATTGGCAGCTCGCGCCATATTACCTCGACATGCGACCCTACATGAAAGATCCCGAAGGCTTCGCCAAGCTGCACGGCGACAGCCTCAACGTTCTTCGTTTCCCTGGCGTCAACGATGCGCAGTCGATCAACGGCTACCTCGCGTCCCAGACATTCAATCTGCCGTTTGTCAACAAGACACTTTTCGAACAGGCTGGCGAACCACTTCCTAAGCCTGGTGCCACATTGAAGGAAATCGTCGAAGCGTCCGCGCGCGTTGCGAAGGCCACAGGGGCCCAGGTTCCCTTCACGATGGATCGATCGGGCCATCGTTTTTCGGGCGCGGCATTCTCGTATGGTGCCACCTACGTCAAGGACGGCAAGTTCTCGTTTCCGGACGACGCCGCCAAGCGCTACATTTCGGATCTTTACAGCTGGACACAGGACGGGTCTTTTCCGAAGGAAATGTGGGGCGCAGCCGGCGGATCCCAGTACAAGAACATGGGCGACGAATTCGTCAACGGTAACGTCGTGACGTATCTTGCCGGCAACTGGATGGTGAACCCGTTCCAGCAGAAGATCGGCGATGCATTCGACTGGACTGCAATCAGCGCGCCATGCGGCGATGCCGGCTGCTACGCCATGCCGGGCGGTACAGCGATCGTCGGCTTCAAACGCACCAAATACCCTGAGACCGTTGCCTCGTTCATCGAGTTTCTCGGCTCGGAGAAGGTCCAGCGCGAGATCGCCGAGAACTACGTCATCCTGACGGGCGCCGACATCAAGGACCCGCAGTACAAGCTCGGCAGCCAGAATGCCAAGGACGCGATGGCCGTCTTCCTGGCGAGCCGTAAGAGCGTGCCGCAGGCAGCTCGCGACATGGAACGTCTGAAAGGATCCTCAGCCATCTACCAGCTGATTGTCCAACGCATGAGCCAGCTGATCGTCGGCGAACTCTCGCTCGACGAAACCTTTGCGGCAATGAGCGCCGATGTCGACAAGACCAACCAGGCAATCGCTGCCAAATAG